A genomic window from Silene latifolia isolate original U9 population chromosome 11, ASM4854445v1, whole genome shotgun sequence includes:
- the LOC141613823 gene encoding uncharacterized protein LOC141613823 yields MVKDGEEGPKTWEDGHNKLKLEMAQMAYVLKNIASMLKAKEKKKESDTPSESEEEDEQPKRKSKNKNDDDRGLKLDIPDFDGEMDPEKFLDWIRQAERVFERKEGKDKIESWIKLKKHLMRRFLPRDYEQDNYLKLQSLEQGSMSVTDYIKEFEKMSIVCDLEEKEELRVARFIKGLTPAIATKVEIQNFDGFSDAGSSKAKETPKEEPKDKGKVVAEPKGNSLRRCFKCQGYGHIANECPQKRALTAQELCDLIPVFVTPEEETVQGNVETDGEGIVYDLDPLSDEECLVFAGSCANVVARDLVDELKLQTKDRVKPYKLHWLNGENGIQVKKQALVSLSLGPYTDEVWCDIIPMNACHILLGRPWQFDRKVEHDGRANVYSVMKGNVRYNLKPMSPNKIKESKTKKGSMFMEAREVEEALARGERTYVLMVRELGSVGVCNDRGVQELLEEFRDVFPDELPDGLPPSRGIEHQIDLIPGAALPNKPAYRCNPEEAKELQRQVQELIDRGYVQESLSPCAVPALLVPKKEGTWRIKDEESHKRHLRAVFEVLRDQKLYGKLEKCTFMVSSVVFLGYIVGKDGGFSSIVAPITELTKKGEFVWTNSAQKAFEEVKRKLCSGPVLALPDFNKLFEVECDASGVGIGAVLIQEKRPIAYFK; encoded by the exons ATGGTTAAAGACGGTGAAGAAGGTCCGAAAACATGGGAAGATGGTCATAACAAGCTGAAATTGGAGATGGCTCAGATGGCTTATGTGTTGAAAAATATAGCAAGCATGTTGAAggctaaagagaagaaaaaagaatCGGACACTCCATCCGAATCTGAAGAAGAGGACGAGCAGccaaagaggaagtcaaaaaataagaacgatgatgatcgGGGTTTAAAACTCGATATTCCTGACTTTGATGGCGAGATGGATCCGGAAAAATTTCTGGATTGGATAAGACAAGCTGAAAGGGTTTTCGA aagaaaggaaggcaAAGACAAGATCGAATCTTGGATCAAACTAAAGAAGCACTTGATGAGGCGATTCCTGCCAAGGGATTATGAGCAAGATAACTACTTAAAGCTCCAATCTTTAGAGCAAGGAAGCATGTCCGTGACTGATTACATCAAAGAATTCGAAAAGATGTCAATCGTGTGCGATCTTGAGGAGAAAGAAGAGCTAAGAGTGGCGAGATTCATCAAGGGCCTAACACCCGCAATTGCAACGAAGGTAGAAATTCAGAATTTCGATGGATTTAGCGAT GCCGGCTCTAGCAAGGCTAAAGAAACCCCGAAAGAAGAACCCAAGGACAAAGGAAAGGTTGTTGCCGAGCCAAAAGGGAATTCTTTGAGGCGTTGTTTCAAGTGTCAAGGCTATGGACATATAGCAAACGAATGTCCTCAGAAACGAGCCCTAACAGCTCAAGAATTATGTGATTTGATCCCCGTATTTGTCACGCCAGAGGAAGAAACAGTCCAAGGGAATGTTGAAACTGATGGTGAAGGAATAGTCTatgatttggatccgttgagtgaCGAGGAGTGCTTAGTGTTTGC TGGATCGTGTGCTAATGTAGTAGCAAGGGACCTTGTTGATGAACTAAAATTGCAAACTAAAGACCGAGTTAAACCATATAAATTGCATTGGCTGAATGGGGAGAATGGGATTCAAGTTAAGAAACAAGCCTTAGTTTCGTTGAGTTTAGGACCCTatactgatgaggtgtggtgcgatATAATTCCTATGAATGCATGCCACATTCTGTTGGGTAGGCCTTGGCAATTCGATAGAAAGGTTGAACATGACGGGAGAGCCAATGTGTATAGCGTGATGAAGGGTAATGTGAGATATAATCTGAAACCTATGTCACCTAACAAGATTAAAGAGTCTAAAACAAAGAAGGGGAGTATGTTTATGGAGGCTCGGGAGGTTGAGGAAGCTTTAGCTCGTGGAGAACGAACTTATGTGCTGATGGTTCGTGAATTAGGGTCCGTTGGTGTGTGTAATGACCGTGGGGTACAGGAGCTATTAGAAGAGTTCCGGGATGTGTTTCCGGATGAATTACCGGATGGGTTACCTCCTTCACGTGGTATTGAACACCAAATAGATCTGATTCCAGGGGCGGCATTGCCTAATAAGCCGGCCTATCGTTGTAATCCAGAGGAAGCAAAGGAGTTACAGAGACAAGTCCAAGAATTGATAGATAGAGGATATGTTCAAGAGAGTTTAAGTCCTTGTGCGGTGCCTGCGTTACTAGTGCCAAAGAAGGAAGGGacttggagaat CAAAGATGAAGAGTCGCACAAACGACATTTGCGAGCTGTGTTTGAAGTGTTGCGAGATCAGAAGCTTTATGGTAAGTTGGAAAAATGTACTTTTATGGTCTCAAGTGTTGTCTTTCTTGGTTATATTGTGGGAAAAGACGGA GGTTTTAGCTCGATTGTGGCTCCAATTACAGAGCTAACCAAGAAGGGAGAGTTCGTGTGGACTAACAGCGCCCAAAAGGCGTTTGAAGAAGTGAAACGCAAGCTATGTTCCGGACCTGTTTTAGCACTACCcgattttaataaattgtttgaagtcgagtgtgatgcaAGTGGTGTTGGGATTGGTGCCGTGTTAATACAAGAAAAGAGGCCTATTGCATATTTCAAATGA
- the LOC141613824 gene encoding uncharacterized protein LOC141613824, with protein sequence MNFDDPNFLKNLQKALRNLQENDPKWVPRREQAIEEFKFSELPEFTGGTDPEVYLEWERQMDRMFEFKDLDDEQCCRYAVLKLRNGASLWYDSFKTRRVRAGKTKITSWHVLKLKLQKRYVPATHRLTTYRKITDLTQGRLSVLDYINKFENLALMGDLVEDEDIRMARFLRGLNRNIAHVVELQNYSDFDTLCSMCLKVEAQGKTKVATTYGENSRTWKNENNSRTSTTGNTTDPKTTPTSSAAIKPPASKENSHTQIRCFKCQGFGHFKNACPNQRTITLREAVECRDELFEEQRKNRGHF encoded by the coding sequence atgAATTTCGACGATCCCAATTttctcaagaatcttcaaaaggctttGAGGAACCTACAAGAAAACGATCCCAAGTGGGTGCCGAGACGAGAACAAGCCATTGAAGAATTCAAGTTCagtgaactacccgagttcacGGGGGGCACGGACCCCGAGGTCTATCTCGAGTGGGAAAGACAAATGGATCGGATGTTTGAATTTAAGGATCTCGATGATGAACAATGTTGCAGATACGCTGTTTTAAAGTTAAGGAATGGGGCTTCATTGTGGTACGACAGTTTTAAGACCAGGAGAGTTCGAGCCGGCAAAACAAAAATAACATCATGGCACGTGCTTAAACTAAAATTACAGAAGAGATATGTCCCCGCAACGCATAGGCTCACGACCTATCGTAAGATCACCGATCTTACCCAAGGAAGACTAAGTGTCCTAGATTAcatcaacaaatttgaaaatcTAGCCTTAATGGGAGACTTGGTGGAAGATGAGGACATAAGGATGGCGCGATTCCTACGAGGCTTAAACCGTAACATCGCCCATGTTGTCGAGTTACAGAATTACTCAGATTTCGATACCTTGTGTAGTATGTGTCTCAAGGTGGAGGCACAAGGAAAGACGAAGGTGGCAACCACCTATGGTGAAAATAGCCGGACTTGGAAGAATGAGAACAACTCGAGGACAAGCACAACGGGAAATACCACCGATCCCAAGACGACTCCTACCTCCAGTGCTGCTATCAAACCACCCGCCTCAAAGGAGAATAGCCACACACAGATTCGGTGTTTCAAATGTCAGGGGTTTGGACATTTCAAAAATGCGTGCCCGAATCAACGAACCATCACACTAAGAGAGGCCGTGGAATGTCGTGACGAGCTGTTCGAAGAACAAAGAAAGAACCGAGGGCATTTTTAA